A genomic segment from Synchiropus splendidus isolate RoL2022-P1 chromosome 18, RoL_Sspl_1.0, whole genome shotgun sequence encodes:
- the rps21 gene encoding 40S ribosomal protein S21 isoform X1, which produces MQNDAGEFVDLYVPRKCSASNRIIGAKDHASVQLNIAEVDKVTGRFNGQFKTYAICGAIRRMGESDDSILRLAKTDGIVAKNI; this is translated from the exons ATGCAGAACGACGCTGGTGAATTTGTGGACCTGTACGTCCCACGTAAATG CTCTGCTAGCAACAGAATCATTGGTGCCAAGGACCATGCATCTGTCCAGCTCAATATCGCAGAG GTTGACAAGGTGACTGGACGCTTCAACGGTCAGTTTAAGACCTACGCCATCTGTGGCGCCATCCGCAGAATG GGCGAGTCTGACGACTCCATCCTCCGGCTCGCTAAGACCGACGGCATTGTTGCAAA GAACATCTGA
- the rps21 gene encoding 40S ribosomal protein S21 isoform X2 — MQNDAGEFVDLYVPRKCSASNRIIGAKDHASVQLNIAEVDKVTGRFNGQFKTYAICGAIRRMGESDDSILRLAKTDGIVAK; from the exons ATGCAGAACGACGCTGGTGAATTTGTGGACCTGTACGTCCCACGTAAATG CTCTGCTAGCAACAGAATCATTGGTGCCAAGGACCATGCATCTGTCCAGCTCAATATCGCAGAG GTTGACAAGGTGACTGGACGCTTCAACGGTCAGTTTAAGACCTACGCCATCTGTGGCGCCATCCGCAGAATG GGCGAGTCTGACGACTCCATCCTCCGGCTCGCTAAGACCGACGGCATTGTTGCAAAGTAA
- the LOC128749215 gene encoding cryptochrome-1-like, with the protein MAPNSIHWFRKGLRLHDNPALREAIRGAGTVRCVYFLDPWFAGSSNVGVNRWRFLLQCLEDLDANLRKLNSRLFVIRGQPANVFPRLFKEWKISRLTFEYDSEPFGKERDAAIKKLAMEAGVEVIVKISHTLYDLDKIIELNGGQPPLTYKRFQTLISRMDPPEMPEETLSGSSMGRCVTPVSDDHGDKYGVPSLEELGFDIEGLPSAVWPGGETEALTRIERHLERKAWVANFERPRMNANSLLASPTGLSPYLRFGCLSCRLFYFKLTDLYRKVKKNSSPPLSLYGQLLWREFFYTAATNNPRFDKMEGNPICVRIPWDKNPEALAKWAEAKTGFPWIDAIMTQLRQEGWIHHLARHAVACFLTRGDLWISWEEGMKVFEELLLDADWSVNAGSWMWLSCSSFFQQFFHCYCPVGFGRRTDPNGDFIRRYLPVLRGFPAKYIYDPWNAPDSVQAAARCVIGVHYPKPMVHHAEASRLNIERMKQIYQQLSRYRGLGLLASVPSTNGNGNGGMMAYSPGEQQPGTNNNNSNNSQCSGVSGTSVTAGNGSGSILLNFDSEEHSESRNVGQQQQRPPSLPQQQQQGYHSVPDASQTITSSRLYHEFAVPQNPGLLHSRGGITGKRERESERHGSGEEDAVSCSVHKMQRQTETT; encoded by the exons ATGGCCCCAAATTCCATCCATTGGTTCCGTAAGGGACTCCGTCTCCATGACAATCCAGCGCTGCGGGAGGCGATTCGGGGGGCTGGCACAGTTCGCTGTGTATACTTCCTGGACCCGTGGTTTGCTGGCTCTTCAAATGTCGGGGTCAACAGGTGGAG GTTTCTCCTCCAATGTCTGGAAGATCTGGACGCCAACCTTCGGAAGCTCAACTCCCGCCTTTTTGTCATCAGGGGCCAACCAGCCAACGTGTTCCCACGACTCTTTAAG GAGTGGAAAATATCTCGACTGACGTTTGAGTACGATTCAGAGCCGTTTGGTAAGGAAAGGGATGCTGCCATCAAAAAACTGGCCATGGAAGCTGGAGTGGAGGTCATCGTCAAGATATCGCACACCCTCTATGACCTGGACAA GATCATTGAGCTGAATGGTGGCCAGCCTCCTCTGACGTATAAGCGTTTCCAGACCTTGATCAGTCGAATGGATCCACCTGAGATGCCTGAGGAGACCCTATCTGGTAGCTCAATGGGTCGCTGTGTTACACCCGTCTCTGACGACCATGGAGACAAGTACGGGGTACCGTCACTGGAGGAGCTTG GCTTTGACATTGAGGGACTGCCTTCAGCAGTGTGGCcgggaggagagactgaggcaTTGACCAGAattgagcgccatctagagagGAAG GCATGGGTGGCCAATTTTGAGCGTCCCAGAATGAATGCAAACTCCCTATTGGCCAGCCCCACCGGCCTCAGCCCCTACCTGCGCTTCGGCTGCCTGTCTTGCCGCCTTTTTTACTTCAAGCTCACGGACCTCTACCGCAAG GTGAAAAAGAACAGCTCCCCTCCACTCTCCCTTTATGGCCAGTTACTCTGGAGAGAGTTTTTCTACACTGCCGCGACCAACAACCCACGGTTTGATAAGATGGAGGGAAACCCCATTTGTGTTCGCATCCCTTGGGACAAAAATCCTGAAGCACTTGCAAAGTGGGCTGAGGCCAAGACGGGCTTTCCTTGGATCGACGCTATCATGACCCAGCTTAGGCAGGAGGGCTGGATCCATCACCTGGCCCGACATGCGGTAGCCTGCTTCCTCACGAGAGGGGACTTGTGGATCAGCTGGGAGGAGGGGATGAAA gtttttgaagagttgctTCTAGACGCTGACTGGAGCGTGAATGCAGGCAGCTGGATGTGGCTGTCTTGCAGTTCATTTTTCCAGCAGTTTTTCCACTGCTACTGCCCCGTGGGCTTCGGCAGACGGACCGACCCCAACGGGGACTTCATTAG ACGATATTTACCTGTCCTCCGAGGTTTCCCTGCCAAGTACATTTACGACCCATGGAACGCGCCAGACTCCGTGCAGGCAGCTGCCAGGTGTGTCATCGGTGTCCACTACCCGAAGCCCATGGTTCACCATGCAGAGGCAAGCCGTCTCAACATCGAGAGGATGAAGCAGATCTACCAGCAACTCAGCCGATACAGGGGGCTCG GACTGCTGGCATCTGTGCCATCCACAAATGGCAACGGAAACGGAGGGATGATGGCCTACTCTCCTGGAGAGCAACAACCAgggaccaacaacaacaacagcaacaactcaCAAT GTTCAGGAGTGTCCGGGACCTCTGTCACAGCAGGGAACGGAAGTGGCAGCATCCTCCTCAACTTTGACAGTGAAGAACATTCGGAGTCCAGGAACGTTGGACAGCAGCAACAGCGTCCACCATCACTGcctcaacagcaacagcaag GATATCACTCAGTGCCAGATGCCAGCCAGACCATCACCAGCAGTCGGCTTTACCACGAGTTTGCTGTGCCTCAAAATCCAG GACTCTTACACTCAAGAGGCGGGATCACAGGGAAACGTGAGCGTGAGTCGGAGCGGCATGGATCGGGGGAGGAAGATGCCGTGTCCTGCTCTGTGCACAAAATGCAGCGGCAGACTGAG ACCACCTAA